In Cololabis saira isolate AMF1-May2022 chromosome 10, fColSai1.1, whole genome shotgun sequence, a single window of DNA contains:
- the selenop2 gene encoding selenoprotein Pb, with protein sequence MRSLLTLWLCTALPGLLRASNVTLSVEGDHDTSKICKPAPEWDIKGRAPMQEVLGNVVVVALLKASURFCLIQATKIGSLRSKLNRSNLTDVSIMIVNELELHSRVMYSELKRRAPPGVPVYQQSPFQNDVWETLDGDKDDFLIYDRCGLLTFHIVLPYSYLHYPYVEAAIRATYHKDICNCSSDFSLSRRVNITVKNDTAQFNLNGTTVDDLEEEDTLSMGNHSLHHHHRHDHHHHHPHHGHQDQDIQPHNQSQPHSGAAHHHHQHQHHHGHHHGHHHGHHQHGSHHNHGGA encoded by the exons ATGCGCTCTCTGCTGACGCTGTGGCTGTGTACGGCCCTGCCGGGTCTGCTGCGGGCCTCAAACGTCACCCTGTCTGTAGAGGGGGACCATGACACCTCCAAGATCTGCAAACCCGCCCCCGAGTGGGACATAAAGGGGCGGGCGCCGATGCAGGAGGTTCTGGGAAATGTGGTGGTGGTGGCTCTTCTGAAGGCCAGCTGACGGTTCTGCCTCATTCAGGCAACCAA GATCGGAAGCCTGCGTTCCAAACTGAACCGCAGCAACCTGACGGATGTGTCCATCATGATAGTTAATGAGCTGGAGCTTCACTCCAGGGTCATGTACTCGGAGCTGAAGAGAAGAGCGCCCCCTGGAGTCCCCGTCTATCAGCAGAGTCCTTTTCAAAATGATGTGTGGGAGACCCTGGATGGAGACAAAGATGACTTCCTGATCTACGATAG atGTGGCCTCCTCACCTTCCACATCGTGCTGCCGTACAGTTACCTGCATTATCCTTATGTAGAGGCTGCAATCAGAGCAACTTATCATAAAGATATCTGCAATTGTTCA TCTGATTTTTCTTTATCAAGACGCGTTAACATCACGGTGAAGAATGACACCGCTCAGTTTAACCTCAACGGAACAACCGTTGATGACCTGGAAGAGGAAGACACTCTCTCGATGGGGAACCACagtcttcatcatcaccatcgtcatgatcatcaccatcaccaccctcATCACGGCCACCAGGATCAAGACATCCAGCCTCACAATCAGTCCCAGCCTCATAGCGGAGCagcacatcatcatcatcagcatcagcaccatcaCGGTCACCATCACGGTCACCATCACGGTCACCATCAGCACGGCAGCCACCACAATCACGGTGGTGCTTAG